The following are from one region of the Synergistaceae bacterium genome:
- the prfA gene encoding peptide chain release factor 1 — protein MSLREKLQELERDFEETESKMADPAFHSDLKELQALAKKHAKLTPVVTKFRELKKVSGDIEEARSLLQCGDPELETLAREELSAKEERLQQVEEEMKILLLPEDPNDEKSVMVEIRAGAGGEEAALFAAVLFRMYTRFAEREGWRTESVDYNETGIGGYKEIVFRIDGDGAYSKLKFESGVHRVQRVPVTEAGGRIHTSTATVAVLPEVEEVDVEIKNEDLKIDTYRASGAGGQHVNMTDSAVRITHLPTGVVVTCQDERSQIKNRIKAMAYLRAKLYDMELQKQSDDLASERRGQIGTGDRSERIRTYNYTQNRITDHRIGLTLYKLDQYLDGDLYELIEAMTMADQSQKLHTAEV, from the coding sequence GTGAGCCTGCGGGAGAAACTGCAAGAACTGGAGAGGGATTTCGAGGAGACCGAGTCGAAGATGGCCGACCCGGCCTTTCACTCAGACCTGAAGGAGCTCCAGGCGCTGGCGAAGAAGCACGCCAAGCTCACCCCAGTAGTGACCAAGTTCCGCGAGTTGAAAAAGGTCTCCGGGGACATCGAGGAGGCCAGGTCCCTGCTTCAATGCGGCGACCCGGAGCTAGAGACCCTCGCGAGGGAGGAGCTCTCCGCCAAGGAGGAGCGACTTCAGCAGGTGGAGGAGGAGATGAAGATACTGCTCCTCCCGGAGGACCCGAACGATGAAAAGAGCGTCATGGTGGAGATCAGGGCCGGAGCGGGAGGAGAGGAGGCGGCTCTGTTCGCTGCCGTGCTCTTCCGCATGTATACACGTTTCGCCGAGCGGGAGGGGTGGCGCACCGAAAGCGTCGACTACAACGAGACCGGCATCGGCGGCTACAAGGAGATCGTCTTCCGCATCGACGGCGACGGAGCGTACAGCAAGCTGAAGTTCGAGAGCGGAGTTCACCGGGTGCAGAGGGTGCCGGTGACCGAGGCCGGAGGCAGAATTCACACCTCGACCGCCACCGTGGCGGTCCTGCCCGAGGTCGAGGAGGTCGACGTCGAGATAAAGAACGAGGACCTGAAGATCGACACGTACCGAGCCAGCGGCGCGGGCGGGCAGCATGTCAACATGACCGACTCCGCCGTGCGCATAACCCATCTGCCCACGGGCGTGGTGGTGACCTGCCAGGACGAGCGCTCCCAGATAAAGAACAGGATAAAGGCGATGGCCTACCTGAGGGCCAAGCTATACGACATGGAGCTTCAAAAGCAGAGCGACGACCTCGCCTCCGAGAGACGCGGCCAGATAGGCACCGGTGACCGCTCGGAGAGGATCAGGACGTACAACTACACTCAAAACCGCATCACGGACCACAGAATAGGCCTCACCCTCTACAAGCTCGACCAGTACCTTGACGGCGATCTTTACGAGCTCATAGAGGCCATGACAATGG